The genomic DNA TTATGGGCGTTAACCATACCGACTACACCAGCGATATGACGGTGGTTTCTAATGCTTCCTGTACAACAAACTGCCTGGCACCGCTTGTCAAGGTGGTCAACGACGAGTTTGGCATCATTCAGGGGCTGATGTCCACCATCCACGCGGCAACCGCCAAGCAAAAGGTAGTGGACGCGCGTTCCATGAAGGATTGGCGCACCGGCCGCTCGGTGTTTGGCAATATCATTCCCTCTACCACGGGCGCTGCGAAAGCGTGTGGCCTGGTAATTCCCGAGGTCAAGGGCAAGCTGACCGGCATGTCGTTCCGTATCCCCGCGGCCGACGTTTCGGTGGTTGACCTGACGGCTCGTTTAGAAAAGCCAACAACTTATGACGCGGTTTGCGCCGCAATTAAAAAGGCCACCGAAACCACGATGAAGGGCGTTATGGCCTACTATGACGAGCAGGTGGTTTCGCTTGATTTTCTGGGGGATACCCACACCTGTAACTTTGATGCCAGCTCCGGTATTATGATTGACGATAATTTCATTAAGCTGCTGGCATGGTATGATAACGAGTGGGGCTATTCCAACAAGGTACTGATGCTTATTGAGCATATGGCCGCGGTGGATGCACAGTAAGCGCTACTCCCATAAAGTTTAATTCTTAATGTGAAGAGGGGTGAAATTTTTCACCCCTCTTTTAAATTTCAATGTAAGGAGACCAAAAAAGATGATCAGAAAAGTTGAGCCGAATGACCGTGAGGCTTACATTGGGCTGGTGCAGAGATTTTATAACTCAGATGCGGTAGATCACGACATCCCGAAAAAATATATCGAGGCAACTTTTGACGAGCTAATGCGCTCAGATGTTTATGCCGACGGCTACATTATGACCCATGATGGAAAACCGGCGGGCTATGCGCTGATCGCTAAAACCTTCTCGTGCGAGGGCGGTGGGCTGACGGTCTGGGTTGAAGAGGTGTTTATCCTACCTGAATACCGTTCGCTTGGGCTGGGCAAGGCGTTGTTTGCAACACTCGAAGAAAAATATGGTGGTTCACTAGCGCGTATGCGCCTGGAGATAGCGCCCGACAATATACGAGCCAAAAGCCTGTATCAAAAGCTGGGTTTTCAGGAACTACCCTACCAGCAGATGGTTAAGGAATTTAAATAATAACAGAAAGCGCTGCCGATAAAGGTCGACCTTTGTCGGCGGCGCTTATTAGTCGCAAAGCTGAGTTGGCAATAGTAGAAAACCCCTCTATAAACCGGCTTTCATCCTATTTTAGTACCCCGGTGGCTATCAATATATTGACCAATAAAAAAAATAGGTACATCATAGAAACTATAGCGGTGATGGATATAATAAGCCGGCACCGGTCTTCCCCACGCTTTTTGTCAATGATGACACAGACAATAATCAGCGCAATGCTAAGGGCAAAGCCGACAGCGCTCATGGTTAACGACATTTGTACATCCGTCCTTTCTTAGTTTATCATAGCGCACAGGACTTCAAAAGAAAAGACCTAAATTTATATTGAGCGATCGTTTACGGAAACTTTACCATTAAACGACGTCAAACTAGATATATTTTTAAAATAATAATACGTTTATAAAAACAAAACGGGCGAAAGCCCGTTTTGTACAGTATGTCGATATAAAAAAATCGTAACCTGGCAACAAGTAAGAAGATGTTTCAATGGCGCAAGCTTAACGGTCGGCATTGCGCCACCGGTGCGAGATGCCCTGAATTAAAGATACCATGACTAGTGCGACCAGACCTGCTGCAAAGCCATTGTTGTAGAGGTTGTAGCCGCCACAGGGTGCGCCAACCGCCAACACGACTGCGGCATGCAAAAAACCGGCGATAATGCCGTAATGCCAGCCGAACTGGCCAGATATTGGTGCGAGTGCAGTGCCAAACAGCGCTGCTAAAAGCATGCCGGGGTCGGTTTGGGTGGGAACCATAACATGAGAAGCAATCCAGACGCCGAACATAATGGGGATGGTATTCTTGGGGTGCTCGCCGGCCGCGCCAAAACCGATTGCCGTGAGAATCGCACCACACACAGGACCATTGAGATCGCCGCCCACTAGCATCACATATCCAAGCGAAACGGCGCCCATTGCGCCCATGTTCATCATGGTCGCACCAATGCCGTCGGTGATGACAAAGTCAGTGGGGGAACGACCCGAGTGACGCATAATACGCCAGTAGGACGGGAAGTTGAAGTTGCACAGAATAAACCCAAAAACGATCAGCGCTACAATCAGCGCGATAAGGTAAATCAGCATGGACATTGGAAAGCCGTCGTACCAGATCATGGAGGTTTTTATCGAACCGCCCATCGCCTGCGTTACTGAAGCGATCATCAACGCCATCAGTCCACCAGTAAAGCCGTAATTAAAGAGGGTATAGCCCATGTGGGTCGAAAAGGAATGTTCCGCTAAGGGGATGATTATGTAACCGATCAGAGTACCGATACCTGTAGCGAGAATGATTCTCAGAAATAGGTGTACCGGGGTTTTAAGCAGAATGTCGCTTACAATTGGCGCAAGCGTTGTAGAAAAAAGCGCTGCGTTGGTATAGCGCGACATCGGCTGCCCTTTGACCTTGGCATAAATCCAAACGCCGAGAAAAAACGGTAAAATGTTGAGGGGGTTTTTTCCGAACAACGAAAAGCCCGCCATCAAAAACATCATCGAAATGGTGCCTCCGTTGTAGGGCGTTTTGATTAGTAATGTCAGACCAATTGAAATCAGGGTAACGATGCCGGCGTTCACCAATGCGGCCCCGATAGAACCAATGACAAAATAATCAGTGATTAAAATGTCTGAACAAAGAATATATGCGATAAGGCCATCTAAAATACTTTTTGGCGTTTCTAGGCAAAAGCCAGCCACAATCAACGAAAGTGCAAGAATAAAACACATTCGTTTTGAAATCTGAGCGTTATCAGGGATAGAAGCGGCGTAATGTAGCTTTGTCATGCAGGATCCTTCCTATAACTTGCAGATTTTTTAATTATTCTATCAGACTTTGAATGTATTTTCTACCGAAAAATGTATATAAAAATGAATTTAGTAAAAAACTCACACATTCCATACTATTTTATGTGTAAAAAGTATGCTGATGGTCACCTCGTAATGGCTTGACAAATTTAAATGGAAGGTTTTGATAGGTATAAAA from Oscillospiraceae bacterium MB24-C1 includes the following:
- the gap gene encoding type I glyceraldehyde-3-phosphate dehydrogenase; this translates as MAVKIGINGFGRIGRVVLRQALAMPERFEVCAVNYRNVDLEYMKYMMKYDSTFGRYPGTVEVYEKGLSFNGVKIPVFSEADATQVPWGALGAEYIVESTGAYVTAEKAAAHLAAGAKKVVITAPAKDNSPTFVMGVNHTDYTSDMTVVSNASCTTNCLAPLVKVVNDEFGIIQGLMSTIHAATAKQKVVDARSMKDWRTGRSVFGNIIPSTTGAAKACGLVIPEVKGKLTGMSFRIPAADVSVVDLTARLEKPTTYDAVCAAIKKATETTMKGVMAYYDEQVVSLDFLGDTHTCNFDASSGIMIDDNFIKLLAWYDNEWGYSNKVLMLIEHMAAVDAQ
- a CDS encoding GNAT family N-acetyltransferase, with translation MIRKVEPNDREAYIGLVQRFYNSDAVDHDIPKKYIEATFDELMRSDVYADGYIMTHDGKPAGYALIAKTFSCEGGGLTVWVEEVFILPEYRSLGLGKALFATLEEKYGGSLARMRLEIAPDNIRAKSLYQKLGFQELPYQQMVKEFK
- a CDS encoding DUF1576 domain-containing protein, with product MTKLHYAASIPDNAQISKRMCFILALSLIVAGFCLETPKSILDGLIAYILCSDILITDYFVIGSIGAALVNAGIVTLISIGLTLLIKTPYNGGTISMMFLMAGFSLFGKNPLNILPFFLGVWIYAKVKGQPMSRYTNAALFSTTLAPIVSDILLKTPVHLFLRIILATGIGTLIGYIIIPLAEHSFSTHMGYTLFNYGFTGGLMALMIASVTQAMGGSIKTSMIWYDGFPMSMLIYLIALIVALIVFGFILCNFNFPSYWRIMRHSGRSPTDFVITDGIGATMMNMGAMGAVSLGYVMLVGGDLNGPVCGAILTAIGFGAAGEHPKNTIPIMFGVWIASHVMVPTQTDPGMLLAALFGTALAPISGQFGWHYGIIAGFLHAAVVLAVGAPCGGYNLYNNGFAAGLVALVMVSLIQGISHRWRNADR